One part of the Tunicatimonas pelagia genome encodes these proteins:
- a CDS encoding S1C family serine protease yields MKYLATHFIFILATIFCTGCATILGGGSQEVTIRTNAPDAEVYIDNEHVGTGETVTAKVKKDLEAKQIRIDREGYKSEYRVHYQEKKSPLKLLSWATAGALIAAPMSAGSSLAIYGLFGLFIPIYDSGPRSFDYHRDAGEVITYDSQIASRQENQKYVFLSSTSFNIEENDLIIESYNDKQYKKGRAPKLTSRDNNKISIENTIFNDALNSVLLTYGFIDTTRKILKKKTNTLYISANVTGLKFKQISKPYSAFSGSARFLVSETSIDWTISDVYQQPKFQSSNTASSGEFALTTGYSSDSDLGVATISINDAVKSSFLKLMANPKAQALLQIEEEEIVEMEEMTIFSASRAVNSLTAARETTVTIINKDGHGSGCVIGKNGEIITNYHVVAGASDLTVRLNNGEEYPADVVRYSEFGDLALLKIRKTFNTAFKLPTKKNYSIGEEVYAIGTPTSVDLGQTLSKGIISSERTQEDQEWIQTDVSINPGNSGGALVNTKGELVGVVNSKLMGRGIEGISFCIPAKSVSELLSIKYGSGIQ; encoded by the coding sequence ATGAAGTACTTAGCTACTCACTTTATTTTCATACTCGCGACAATCTTTTGCACTGGTTGTGCAACTATTCTCGGTGGTGGAAGTCAGGAAGTTACTATACGAACTAATGCACCTGATGCAGAAGTGTATATTGATAACGAACACGTAGGTACGGGTGAGACCGTAACTGCTAAGGTAAAGAAAGATTTAGAAGCTAAACAGATCAGAATTGATCGTGAGGGGTATAAATCAGAGTACCGGGTTCATTACCAAGAGAAAAAGTCTCCGCTCAAGCTACTATCATGGGCTACTGCCGGAGCACTAATTGCTGCTCCTATGTCAGCGGGTTCAAGCTTAGCCATTTACGGCTTATTCGGTCTTTTTATTCCTATATATGATTCCGGACCACGAAGTTTTGATTATCACCGTGATGCTGGCGAAGTTATTACTTACGATTCTCAGATTGCATCTCGCCAGGAAAATCAAAAGTACGTATTTCTGAGTAGTACCTCATTTAACATTGAAGAAAACGACCTAATAATAGAATCGTACAATGATAAACAATACAAAAAAGGGAGAGCACCAAAGTTAACAAGTCGAGATAACAATAAAATTAGCATTGAAAACACGATTTTTAATGATGCCCTAAATAGTGTGCTGCTTACCTATGGTTTTATAGATACTACCCGAAAAATACTAAAGAAAAAGACCAATACTTTGTACATAAGTGCTAATGTTACTGGATTAAAGTTTAAGCAAATCTCAAAACCTTACTCGGCATTTAGTGGCTCAGCGCGCTTTTTGGTTTCGGAAACATCCATTGATTGGACAATCAGCGATGTATACCAGCAACCCAAGTTTCAGAGCAGTAACACCGCTAGCTCAGGTGAGTTTGCATTGACGACTGGCTACTCTTCTGATAGCGATCTTGGGGTGGCTACTATTTCAATAAACGATGCCGTAAAATCGTCTTTTCTAAAGCTAATGGCAAACCCTAAAGCCCAGGCTTTACTTCAAATTGAAGAGGAAGAGATAGTAGAAATGGAAGAGATGACTATTTTCTCGGCCAGTCGCGCCGTTAATAGCTTAACAGCAGCCCGGGAAACCACCGTTACCATTATCAATAAAGATGGGCACGGAAGCGGGTGCGTTATTGGTAAAAATGGTGAAATAATAACGAACTACCACGTAGTAGCCGGAGCATCTGATCTTACTGTAAGGCTCAACAATGGCGAGGAGTACCCTGCCGATGTAGTGCGCTACAGCGAATTCGGAGATTTAGCTCTGCTCAAAATCCGTAAAACGTTTAATACAGCATTTAAGCTGCCAACAAAGAAAAACTACAGTATTGGCGAAGAAGTATACGCAATCGGTACCCCTACTTCGGTAGACTTAGGGCAAACACTGAGTAAGGGTATTATTTCTAGCGAAAGAACCCAGGAAGATCAGGAGTGGATACAGACGGATGTAAGTATAAACCCAGGCAACAGCGGTGGTGCTTTGGTAAATACGAAGGGGGAGCTAGTAGGGGTTGTAAACTCTAAACTTATGGGAAGAGGTATTGAAGGAATTTCCTTCTGTATTCCTGCCAAAAGCGTTTCCGAACTGCTGAGCATTAAGTACGGATCAGGTATTCAATAA
- a CDS encoding fatty acid desaturase: protein MPLTSMTWYQEKGIWIAIAIIALWFVSLAYLLSSYGVNFANPLTYGLMLLQTHLYTGLFITAHDAMHGSVAKNRKWNNALGTIAATLFAYNSYKKLFPKHHQHHRFVATEQDPDYHEGGFIPWYVKFAREYVSIWQILLMAVTYEVLIRFFPKPNVILFYIIPSVLSTLQLFYFGTYLPHRGEHDNKYKSRSQRKNHLWAFISCYFFGYHYEHHNTPGVPWWQLYKEKETQ from the coding sequence ATGCCTTTAACTAGCATGACTTGGTACCAAGAAAAAGGAATCTGGATTGCTATTGCCATTATCGCTCTGTGGTTTGTATCACTGGCTTACTTGCTGAGTAGCTACGGAGTGAATTTCGCCAACCCGCTCACTTACGGGTTAATGCTGTTGCAAACCCATCTATATACCGGTCTGTTTATTACAGCGCATGATGCTATGCACGGCAGCGTGGCGAAGAACAGAAAGTGGAATAATGCGCTAGGAACAATTGCTGCAACTCTTTTTGCCTACAATTCTTATAAAAAATTGTTTCCTAAGCACCATCAGCATCATCGGTTTGTAGCTACTGAGCAAGACCCCGATTACCATGAAGGTGGTTTTATTCCTTGGTACGTCAAATTTGCCAGAGAGTACGTGAGCATTTGGCAGATTTTGCTGATGGCGGTTACCTACGAAGTGCTGATCCGCTTCTTTCCTAAGCCCAATGTTATTTTATTTTATATTATTCCGTCCGTACTTTCTACTCTACAATTATTCTATTTCGGAACCTACTTACCGCACCGGGGCGAACACGATAACAAATATAAGTCGCGCAGCCAGCGTAAAAATCACCTTTGGGCATTTATAAGTTGTTACTTTTTTGGATACCACTACGAGCACCACAACACTCCAGGTGTACCCTGGTGGCAGTTGTACAAAGAAAAAGAAACACAATAA
- a CDS encoding 4-hydroxy-3-methylbut-2-enyl diphosphate reductase, with product MLHLNVDIDQSSGFCFGVVYAIEMAEDILDEFGSLYCLGDIVHNDEEVKRLEKKGLRIINHADLQQLRGERVLIRAHGEPPRTYQIAAENDLELIDASCPVVLKLQNRIKNSYDRQEKIYIYGKHGHAEVEGLLGQTNQEAVVFQHLEELNLAEIPKNLTLYSQTTKSTDKFYEIKDTLASSGIQVNANDTICRQVSNRDKELRDFAGRFDKILFVSGTKSSNGKVLYQVCKNQNKNTYFVSRKEEVESTWFTPYDTVGVCGATSTPMWLMEEVRDTLLEL from the coding sequence ATTGACCAAAGTTCAGGATTCTGTTTCGGGGTGGTATACGCCATCGAGATGGCCGAAGATATTCTGGATGAGTTCGGCTCTCTTTACTGCTTAGGCGATATTGTCCACAACGACGAAGAAGTGAAGCGTTTGGAAAAAAAGGGGCTACGCATTATTAATCACGCCGACCTACAGCAACTTCGGGGTGAGCGAGTCCTTATTCGGGCTCACGGTGAGCCGCCACGTACGTATCAGATTGCCGCTGAAAATGACCTTGAACTCATTGATGCGTCCTGTCCGGTAGTACTAAAGCTACAGAACCGCATAAAAAATTCGTACGACCGACAGGAAAAAATATATATTTACGGAAAGCATGGCCACGCCGAGGTGGAAGGGTTGCTAGGTCAGACCAATCAGGAAGCGGTAGTTTTTCAGCATTTGGAGGAACTGAACCTAGCCGAAATACCTAAAAACCTCACGCTATACAGTCAGACTACGAAAAGTACTGATAAGTTCTACGAGATAAAGGATACCTTAGCATCTTCGGGTATCCAAGTGAATGCCAACGACACCATTTGCCGACAAGTATCTAACCGGGATAAAGAGCTGCGGGACTTTGCCGGACGTTTTGATAAAATATTATTCGTTTCCGGTACCAAGTCTTCCAATGGCAAAGTACTGTACCAAGTCTGCAAGAACCAAAACAAAAACACCTATTTTGTTTCTCGGAAAGAAGAAGTTGAGTCAACCTGGTTTACGCCCTATGATACGGTGGGCGTATGTGGTGCCACATCTACCCCAATGTGGTTAATGGAAGAAGTACGAGATACTCTATTGGAACTTTAG